The following proteins are encoded in a genomic region of Nitrospira sp.:
- a CDS encoding septal ring lytic transglycosylase RlpA family protein, giving the protein MYTELRHSGRSSSTSFAIILCLSLGACSWVPKGDTQLDVGIKDRGVASWYGEQFHGRQAANGELFDMEALTAAHRTMPLGSVVRVVNLTNGKHVYVRITDRGPYEKGRILDLSHGAAVRLGMAHGGLAYVQVEIVGERRPELMVLSEQYSDQAASLLADTGSRTDRTSSGMAPPARQFPGDLWIARRNRWALAMLAVAHHISTPVASLILS; this is encoded by the coding sequence ATGTACACTGAGCTTCGCCATAGTGGGCGCTCGTCATCCACATCCTTCGCTATAATCCTGTGCCTTTCGTTAGGGGCTTGTTCTTGGGTTCCCAAGGGGGATACGCAGCTGGATGTAGGGATCAAAGATCGAGGAGTCGCTTCGTGGTACGGTGAACAGTTTCATGGCAGACAGGCGGCGAACGGCGAGCTGTTCGATATGGAGGCGTTGACAGCTGCTCATCGGACCATGCCGCTCGGGAGTGTGGTGCGTGTGGTTAATTTGACGAATGGTAAACATGTCTATGTGCGGATTACCGACCGGGGGCCTTACGAGAAGGGCCGCATTCTCGATCTTTCTCATGGTGCGGCCGTCCGGTTGGGTATGGCGCACGGAGGGTTGGCGTATGTGCAGGTGGAGATTGTCGGCGAACGCCGCCCGGAACTGATGGTGCTGTCGGAACAATACTCAGACCAAGCTGCTTCACTTCTTGCCGATACGGGGTCGCGGACCGATCGGACGTCATCCGGGATGGCCCCTCCGGCTCGACAATTTCCAGGCGACCTCTGGATTGCAAGGCGGAATCGCTGGGCCCTTGCCATGCTCGCGGTGGCTCATCACATCTCCACTCCGGTCGCATCGTTGATCCTCAGTTAA
- a CDS encoding HEAT repeat domain-containing protein, whose protein sequence is MAQEPEQSPQSSNPLSRQPGDGPVADAVVDQMQAGSPAADALVIGQDTIALDEEQVKDEIDIQIDLLGDPDWVVRREAVITLGEMGDERCIKPLARALRDGDWQVREVAIEAMGQLGSLAVETLLKLLRDWDVRRSAIAALGKIRDERVLDPLMLQLRNDEFKDDAVDALVALGEPSVVRLIGTLRDKDENVRKCAVLALGRIKSSEAIDPLITMLGDKDWFTRLTAAAALESIGDERGREAIKPLLKDPDMVVKMRVERILAKWKNQPISLPANA, encoded by the coding sequence ATGGCACAAGAACCGGAACAGTCTCCCCAAAGCAGCAACCCTCTCAGCAGGCAACCCGGTGACGGGCCCGTCGCCGATGCTGTGGTCGATCAGATGCAAGCTGGTTCTCCTGCTGCCGATGCGTTAGTGATCGGCCAAGATACCATCGCGCTTGACGAAGAGCAGGTGAAGGATGAAATCGACATCCAGATCGATCTGCTGGGCGATCCCGACTGGGTGGTCCGTCGCGAAGCGGTCATTACGCTGGGCGAGATGGGGGATGAGCGGTGCATCAAACCACTGGCCCGCGCATTGCGCGATGGTGATTGGCAGGTCCGGGAAGTCGCGATCGAAGCGATGGGACAATTGGGCTCTCTCGCCGTTGAGACCCTCCTCAAACTGCTCCGTGATTGGGATGTTCGTAGATCCGCCATCGCGGCGCTCGGGAAGATCCGTGACGAACGGGTGCTGGATCCTCTGATGCTTCAGCTTCGGAACGACGAGTTCAAAGACGATGCCGTTGATGCGTTGGTCGCACTTGGTGAACCGTCCGTCGTAAGGCTGATCGGAACCCTTCGGGACAAAGATGAAAATGTCCGCAAGTGCGCCGTGCTGGCCTTGGGACGGATCAAAAGCAGCGAGGCCATTGATCCGCTCATTACAATGCTCGGTGATAAAGATTGGTTTACGCGCCTGACAGCCGCCGCAGCGTTGGAATCGATCGGTGACGAGCGGGGCCGCGAGGCGATCAAGCCGCTGCTCAAAGACCCCGATATGGTCGTGAAGATGCGGGTGGAGCGGATTCTGGCAAAGTGGAAGAATCAACCGATCTCTTTACCGGCCAACGCCTGA
- a CDS encoding HEAT repeat domain-containing protein yields the protein MVTRFGAADRHLLRDLPSDPITMTRVIGALILLLIAAPLFAASVGTSSTVESKAASLFKAGDYSEVTSLYRSLPPDATPSNEFLRLAVLSYVRLGRADEALTVYGKLIQPGQPHDASLLRLVALGVITSHVRDRKEHVRIAAYSALAELGLPETVAILEDGLLDPSVVVRARAAEAIGKAGLAAKSGALRRALRDEMPTVRIAAMTALGEANATDVQQRLLDVARAEDGPEAIFAYAALFKLGHSEKLDDITSAATLPDAETRMAALGVLGRLKRPASLAVLAQAVYDPDPSVRAFAAGALGEFGSPDGVAPLTHAIGDEMAMVRGVAAASLGKLGIKGNRPLLSALTRDPNLHVRASAAEGLIRLDDPSALTLATELTRHSDPSIRGAAAQALSASADKEALAVLQTLLHDQQPLPRLMAAKGLRKSSAGAIPILVEALHDSDEAVRIATAGSLFQQLARGSSSKRRS from the coding sequence ATGGTAACTCGGTTCGGCGCAGCGGATCGTCATCTGCTGCGCGACCTGCCTTCCGATCCAATCACAATGACGCGCGTCATCGGCGCCCTCATTCTGCTCCTCATCGCCGCGCCTCTCTTTGCTGCATCGGTCGGAACCTCTTCCACGGTCGAATCGAAAGCCGCATCCCTCTTCAAAGCCGGTGACTACTCCGAAGTGACATCGCTCTACCGAAGTCTTCCGCCCGACGCGACACCCTCGAACGAATTCCTCCGTCTCGCCGTGCTGAGTTATGTACGCTTGGGACGAGCAGACGAAGCCCTGACGGTCTATGGGAAATTGATCCAGCCTGGACAGCCTCATGATGCGTCGCTCCTTCGTCTAGTGGCACTGGGAGTCATCACGAGCCATGTTCGTGATCGCAAAGAGCATGTCCGCATCGCGGCCTACTCGGCCCTCGCGGAATTAGGGCTACCGGAAACCGTCGCGATTTTGGAAGATGGTTTGCTCGATCCCTCCGTCGTCGTACGAGCGCGGGCCGCAGAAGCGATCGGAAAAGCAGGGCTGGCGGCAAAGTCCGGCGCCTTGCGACGTGCATTGCGGGATGAGATGCCGACCGTGCGCATCGCCGCCATGACCGCGCTCGGCGAGGCGAACGCCACCGACGTTCAACAGCGATTGCTCGACGTCGCGCGTGCAGAAGACGGACCCGAAGCGATTTTTGCGTATGCAGCCTTGTTTAAGCTGGGTCATTCCGAGAAGCTGGACGACATCACCAGCGCGGCCACCTTGCCGGACGCAGAGACGAGGATGGCAGCGCTGGGGGTATTGGGACGCCTCAAACGTCCGGCAAGTCTGGCAGTCCTGGCCCAAGCTGTGTATGATCCTGATCCATCGGTGCGCGCGTTCGCTGCCGGAGCACTGGGAGAATTCGGCTCCCCGGACGGCGTGGCTCCGCTGACGCATGCCATTGGAGACGAAATGGCGATGGTTCGCGGCGTTGCTGCGGCAAGTCTTGGAAAGCTCGGCATCAAGGGAAACCGGCCCTTATTGTCGGCACTCACCAGAGATCCGAATCTGCATGTCCGCGCCAGCGCCGCGGAAGGGTTGATTCGCCTCGACGATCCGTCCGCCCTCACGCTGGCAACCGAGCTGACTCGGCATTCCGACCCGTCCATTCGCGGCGCAGCGGCGCAGGCCTTGAGTGCCTCTGCCGACAAGGAGGCCCTGGCGGTGCTCCAAACTCTCTTGCATGACCAGCAGCCGCTTCCTCGCCTGATGGCCGCCAAGGGACTGCGGAAAAGCAGCGCCGGTGCCATCCCTATCTTGGTGGAAGCCTTGCATGACTCGGATGAGGCCGTGCGTATCGCGACAGCCGGCAGCCTGTTCCAACAACTGGCCCGCGGGAGTTCGTCGAAACGACGCTCCTAA